A genomic window from Silene latifolia isolate original U9 population chromosome Y, ASM4854445v1, whole genome shotgun sequence includes:
- the LOC141629584 gene encoding uncharacterized protein LOC141629584, with translation MVGFIEDVSPKKRVKQSFKLANATTYGGHLSTSRTQARVLHCGFYWPSLFKDTYAMVQSCNSCQRRGNIGRRDEMPLNNILEVELFDVWGVDFMGPFPSSFGNQYILVAVNYVSKWIEAIADPTNDSKVVTKLSNDYIFARFGLPRPL, from the coding sequence ATGGTGGGATTTATCGAAGATGTGTCACCCAAGAAGAGGGTCAAGCAATCCTTCAAACTTGCCAATGCTACTACATATGGAGGACATTTGTCCACCTCGAGGACCCAAGCCCGGGTCCTTCATTGTGGATTCTATTGGCCCTCCCTATTCAAGGATACTTATGCTATGGTTCAATCATGCAATTCTTGCCAAAGAAGAGGCAATATTGGAAGGCGAGATGAAATGCCTTTGAACAACATTTTGGAAGTAGAGCTCTTCGATGTATGGGGCGTGGATTTCATGGGACCGTTTCCATCATCATTTGGAAACCAATACATATTGGTTGCGGTGAATTACGtgtccaaatggatagaagctatAGCCGACCCTACCAATGATTCAAAAGTGGTGACCAAGCTATCCAACGACTACATTTTCGCCCGCTTCGGATTGCCTCGGCCGTTATAA
- the LOC141629583 gene encoding uncharacterized protein LOC141629583: MVVNKSRKDWSVKLNDVLWALRTAYKTPIGTTPYRFVFGKSCHLPPELEHRARWALKELNYDLDAAGNKRFLQLNELDELRMDAYENAKLYKEWTKQWHDSKITRKEIVVGDKVLLFNSRFQLFPGKLRS, translated from the coding sequence ATGGTTGTGAACAAGTCTAGAAAAGATTGGAGTGTTAAACTCAATGATGTGTTATGGGCTCTAAGAACCGCCTACAAGACCCCAATCGGCACTACTCCTTACCGTTTTGTCTTTGGCAAGTCTTGCCATTTACCTCCTGAGTTGGAGCATCGAGCAAGATGGGCTCTCAAGGAGCTCAACTATGATTTAGATGCCGCGGGGAACAAGCGGTTCCTTCAACTCAATGAACTTGACGAGTTGAGGATGGATGCCTATGAAAATGCCAAGCTCTACAAGGAATGGACCAAGCAATGGCATGACTCGAAGATCACAAGGAAAGAAATCGTTGTAGGAGACAAGGTACTACTCTTCAACTCCCGGTTCCAATTGtttcccgggaagttgaggtCCTGA